A stretch of DNA from Candidatus Sysuiplasma acidicola:
CATGTGGAAGAGAGGAAAGCTCCCATGCCATATCAGCTTTCGGCTGGTGCAGTAATCACGGGAGAAGAACTCCGCCACTTTCTCTGATAAAGTTACATCTATACCTGTGTTTCCAGTTCCTGGAACAGGGTCAGGCTCGTCAGCCAGGGTGAGCGTATGCATCACTATGCAATTGCAGGAGGCTATAGCATACAAGAACCGTGCGATAAGCCGAAATGTTATCTGTTTGAATGGATAAATGTCCAGCCTGGCTTCACAATCTTCCTGCCGTTCAGGAAGATCGCCATGTGGAACAGATGGTCAGGTGCAGGCTTCATACTTTCAAAATCAGCAAAGATGTGCCGGCACCAAGAGCAGAAGGTAATGTTACGTCTCCGGCTGGCGCTGCCTGTTACGTTCGTGTTTAAGGGCTGAGGAGGAAGTCGCATAGATCAGTATGGAGGATACTATGCCAAGAAACGGGATGAGATAGAATAGCGCTGCAATCTTGTACATACTGTCATTGTATTTCGTGCCAATCCTCCACAAACCAATGAGCAGTCCGATTATGCCCAGCAACAGCAGTATAAGTGCGACTATGGTCATGAATCCTATGGCCAGCAGCAGTCCGGTGGAGAGCGCGATAGTGGAAACGGTGCTTCCTGCAGCAATTATGATTATGATGGCGGGGAAGATGATGACAAGGCCTATGATCAGCACGGTAACGAGGCTGGCCGGCGTATGGAACCTTATGTCTGTCTGCGAGAGGATCCTGAAGACAGATCTGATTACGAATATGGAATAGACAACGATTGCCAGCTCCACAATCATGAAAGTAACATCAATTAGCAGCGCTCTGCCTGCTGCATGAATACCAGCGCTTCCTGCTGCAAACAGCATCATAAGGTTACCGGATAGCAGGACAAAGAAACTGAGGACGGCTTCTGTAATGCCCAGTATACCGAACAGCCTGAGTCTGCCGAACACATTAGCATCGTTTTGCGCGTTTTCAGTCATGCTGTATTGCGCAGGTACCGCGTACCGAGTCCCGCCTGTATCGTACTTCATGTGACTTGCCGGTGCCGACTCTGCGCTCTTTGACTCCGTCTGGATGGTCACCGGATTC
This window harbors:
- a CDS encoding DUF973 family protein — translated: MPAQRSAKCAECGTENENGAVYCKNCGHKLAASQRTCRVCGAVVPQYAVAMCPECSAILNPVTIQTESKSAESAPASHMKYDTGGTRYAVPAQYSMTENAQNDANVFGRLRLFGILGITEAVLSFFVLLSGNLMMLFAAGSAGIHAAGRALLIDVTFMIVELAIVVYSIFVIRSVFRILSQTDIRFHTPASLVTVLIIGLVIIFPAIIIIIAAGSTVSTIALSTGLLLAIGFMTIVALILLLLGIIGLLIGLWRIGTKYNDSMYKIAALFYLIPFLGIVSSILIYATSSSALKHERNRQRQPET